In a single window of the Chelonia mydas isolate rCheMyd1 chromosome 8, rCheMyd1.pri.v2, whole genome shotgun sequence genome:
- the FUBP1 gene encoding far upstream element-binding protein 1 isoform X24, whose amino-acid sequence MADYSTVPPPASGAPGGGGGGGGGVNDAFKDALQRARQIAAKIGGDGGTSMNSNDYGYGGQKRPLEDGDQPDAKKVAPQNDSFGTQLPPMHQQQRSVMTEEYKVPDGMVGFIIGRGGEQISRIQQESGCKIQIAPDSGGLPDRSCMLTGTPESVQSAKRLLDQIVEKGRPTPGFHHGDGPGNAVQEIMIPASKAGLVIGKGGETIKQLQERAGVKMVMIQDGPQNTGADKPLRITGDPYKVQQAKEMVLELIRDQGGFREARNEYGSRIGGNEGIDVPIPRFAVGIVIGRNGEMIKKIQNDAGVRIQFKPDDGTTPDRIAQITGPPDRCQHAAEIITDLLRSVQAGNPGGPGPGGRGRGRGQGNWNMGPPGGLQEFNFIVPTGKTGLIIGKGGETIKSISQQSGARIELQRNPPPNADPNMKLFTIRGTPQQIDYARQLIEEKIGGPVNPLGPPVPHGPHGVVPGPHGPPGPPGPGNPMGPYNPAPYNPGPPGPAPHGPPAPYAPQGWGNAYPHWQPPNPPDPGKPGTDPNSAAWAAYYAHYYQQQAQPPPAAPPGGPPTTQTNGQGEQPNPAPAGQVDYTKAWEEYYKKMGQAVPAPAGAPPGQPDYSAAWAEYYRQQAAYYAQTSPQGMPQHPPAPQC is encoded by the exons ATTGCAGCAAAAATTGGAGGTGATGGAGGGACATCAATGAATTCAAATGATTATGGTTATGGAGGACAAAAAAGACCTCTTGAGGATGGAG ATCAACCAGATGCTAAGAAAGTTGCTCCTCAGAATGACT CTTTTGGAACCCAGCTACCCCCGATGCATCAGCAACAAAG gtctgtaatgacAGAGGAATACAAAGTTCCAGATGGAATGGTTGGATTCA TAATTGGCAGAGGAGGAGAACAGATTTCACGCATACAGCAAGAATCTGGATGCAAAATACAGATTGCTCCTG ATAGCGGTGGCCTGCCTGATAGATCTTGCATGTTAACTGGAACACCCGAGTCTGTTCA GTCTGCAAAGAGACTGCTTGACCAGATAGTTGAAAAGGGAAGACCTACACCTGGCTTTCATCATGGTGATGGACCAGGAAATGCTGTCCAAGAAATTATGATTCCAGCTAGTAAGGCAGGATTAGTTATTGGAAAAGGTGGAGAGACCATTAAGCAACTTCAG GAACGAGCAGGAGTCAAAATGGTCATGATTCAAGATGGGCCACAGAACACTGGTGCAGACAAACCTCTTAGGATTACAGGAGACCCTTACAAGGTTCAA cAAGCTAAGGAAATGGTGTTGGAGTTGATTCGTGATCAAGGTGGCTTTAGAGAGGCGCGCAATGAATATGGGTCAAGAATAGGAGGAAATGAAGGGATAGAT GTCCCAATACCACGATTTGCTGTTGGTATTGTAATTGGAAGAAATGGAGAGATGATCAAAAAGATACAGAATGATGCTGGTGTTAGAATCCAGTTTAAGCCAG ATGATGGAACAACTCCAGATAGGATAGCCCAAATTACAGGACCTCCAGACAGATGTCAACATGCTGCAGAAATTATTACAGACCTTCTTCGAAGTGTCCAG GCTGGTAATCCTGGTGGTCCAGGACCTGGTGGTCGAGGAAGGGGTAGAGGCCAAGGCAACTGGAACATGGGGCCTCCTGGTGGATTACAGGAATTTAATTTTATTGTACCCACTGGAAAAACTGGATTAATCATTGGAAAag GTGGTGAAACTATCAAAAGCATAAGTCAGCAATCTGGGGCTAGAATAGAACTTCAGAGAAATCCTCCACCAAATGCAGATCCTAACATGAAGTTGTTTACTATCCGCGGGACACCACAACAAATTGATTATGCTCGGCAACTTATAGAAGAAAAGATTGGA GGTCCAGTAAATCCTTTGGGTCCACCTGTTCCTCATGGGCCCCATGGTGTTGTTCCTGGCCCACATGGACCTCCTGGACCACCAGGTCCTGGCAATCCTATGGGACCGTATAATCCTGCTCCTTATAATCCAGGGCCTCCTGGTCCCGCACCTCA TGGCCCTCCAGCCCCATATGCGCCACAAGGGTGGGGAAATGCCTATCCACACTGGCAGCCACCAAATCCACCAGATCCAG GTAAACCAGGAACAGACCCCAATTCAGCAGCATGGGCAGCTTATTATGCTCACTACTATCAGCAGCAAGCACAGCCgccacctgcagcccctcctggtGGACCACCTACGACCCAAACTAATGGACAAG GAGAACAACCAAATCCAGCACCAGCAGGGCAGGTTGATTACACCAAAGCTTGGGAAGAGTACTACAAAAAAATGG GTCAAGCAGttccagctccagctggggcccCCCCAGGTCAGCCTGATTATAGTGCAGCATGGGCTGAATACTACAGACAGCAAGCAGCATATTATGCCCAGACAAGTCCACAGGGAATGCCACAGCATCCTCCAGCACCACAG TGCTGA
- the FUBP1 gene encoding far upstream element-binding protein 1 isoform X23, with protein sequence MADYSTVPPPASGAPGGGGGGGGGVNDAFKDALQRARQIAAKIGGDGGTSMNSNDYGYGGQKRPLEDGDQPDAKKVAPQNDSFGTQLPPMHQQQRSVMTEEYKVPDGMVGFIIGRGGEQISRIQQESGCKIQIAPDSGGLPDRSCMLTGTPESVQSAKRLLDQIVEKGRPTPGFHHGDGPGNAVQEIMIPASKAGLVIGKGGETIKQLQERAGVKMVMIQDGPQNTGADKPLRITGDPYKVQQAKEMVLELIRDQGGFREARNEYGSRIGGNEGIDVPIPRFAVGIVIGRNGEMIKKIQNDAGVRIQFKPDDGTTPDRIAQITGPPDRCQHAAEIITDLLRSVQAGNPGGPGPGGRGRGRGQGNWNMGPPGGLQEFNFIVPTGKTGLIIGKGGETIKSISQQSGARIELQRNPPPNADPNMKLFTIRGTPQQIDYARQLIEEKIGGPVNPLGPPVPHGPHGVVPGPHGPPGPPGPGNPMGPYNPAPYNPGPPGPAPHGPPAPYAPQGWGNAYPHWQPPNPPDPGKPGTDPNSAAWAAYYAHYYQQQAQPPPAAPPGGPPTTQTNGQGEQPNPAPAGQVDYTKAWEEYYKKMGQAVPAPAGAPPGQPDYSAAWAEYYRQQAAYYAQTSPQGMPQHPPAPQKMKHL encoded by the exons ATTGCAGCAAAAATTGGAGGTGATGGAGGGACATCAATGAATTCAAATGATTATGGTTATGGAGGACAAAAAAGACCTCTTGAGGATGGAG ATCAACCAGATGCTAAGAAAGTTGCTCCTCAGAATGACT CTTTTGGAACCCAGCTACCCCCGATGCATCAGCAACAAAG gtctgtaatgacAGAGGAATACAAAGTTCCAGATGGAATGGTTGGATTCA TAATTGGCAGAGGAGGAGAACAGATTTCACGCATACAGCAAGAATCTGGATGCAAAATACAGATTGCTCCTG ATAGCGGTGGCCTGCCTGATAGATCTTGCATGTTAACTGGAACACCCGAGTCTGTTCA GTCTGCAAAGAGACTGCTTGACCAGATAGTTGAAAAGGGAAGACCTACACCTGGCTTTCATCATGGTGATGGACCAGGAAATGCTGTCCAAGAAATTATGATTCCAGCTAGTAAGGCAGGATTAGTTATTGGAAAAGGTGGAGAGACCATTAAGCAACTTCAG GAACGAGCAGGAGTCAAAATGGTCATGATTCAAGATGGGCCACAGAACACTGGTGCAGACAAACCTCTTAGGATTACAGGAGACCCTTACAAGGTTCAA cAAGCTAAGGAAATGGTGTTGGAGTTGATTCGTGATCAAGGTGGCTTTAGAGAGGCGCGCAATGAATATGGGTCAAGAATAGGAGGAAATGAAGGGATAGAT GTCCCAATACCACGATTTGCTGTTGGTATTGTAATTGGAAGAAATGGAGAGATGATCAAAAAGATACAGAATGATGCTGGTGTTAGAATCCAGTTTAAGCCAG ATGATGGAACAACTCCAGATAGGATAGCCCAAATTACAGGACCTCCAGACAGATGTCAACATGCTGCAGAAATTATTACAGACCTTCTTCGAAGTGTCCAG GCTGGTAATCCTGGTGGTCCAGGACCTGGTGGTCGAGGAAGGGGTAGAGGCCAAGGCAACTGGAACATGGGGCCTCCTGGTGGATTACAGGAATTTAATTTTATTGTACCCACTGGAAAAACTGGATTAATCATTGGAAAag GTGGTGAAACTATCAAAAGCATAAGTCAGCAATCTGGGGCTAGAATAGAACTTCAGAGAAATCCTCCACCAAATGCAGATCCTAACATGAAGTTGTTTACTATCCGCGGGACACCACAACAAATTGATTATGCTCGGCAACTTATAGAAGAAAAGATTGGA GGTCCAGTAAATCCTTTGGGTCCACCTGTTCCTCATGGGCCCCATGGTGTTGTTCCTGGCCCACATGGACCTCCTGGACCACCAGGTCCTGGCAATCCTATGGGACCGTATAATCCTGCTCCTTATAATCCAGGGCCTCCTGGTCCCGCACCTCA TGGCCCTCCAGCCCCATATGCGCCACAAGGGTGGGGAAATGCCTATCCACACTGGCAGCCACCAAATCCACCAGATCCAG GTAAACCAGGAACAGACCCCAATTCAGCAGCATGGGCAGCTTATTATGCTCACTACTATCAGCAGCAAGCACAGCCgccacctgcagcccctcctggtGGACCACCTACGACCCAAACTAATGGACAAG GAGAACAACCAAATCCAGCACCAGCAGGGCAGGTTGATTACACCAAAGCTTGGGAAGAGTACTACAAAAAAATGG GTCAAGCAGttccagctccagctggggcccCCCCAGGTCAGCCTGATTATAGTGCAGCATGGGCTGAATACTACAGACAGCAAGCAGCATATTATGCCCAGACAAGTCCACAGGGAATGCCACAGCATCCTCCAGCACCACAG